The genomic DNA TGTGCATATCTGCTATTTCACCCATTTCGATCACTCCTTTCCGCGCGTTTCCACCGTGTGCCGATGTAAAACGCGATACATTGCGACAAAACGATCAGTAACATGTCACCTTTCTCTGCTAAAGACAGCATGTAATCATCCTTTCCGATGGTTTGTTGAATCCCATCAAGACGACTAGTAACAAGTGCAGTTTTAGCCATAAGGCCGTTACTAGCCATCTTGATAGGAGCCAAGGCTCCGTATCGGTTATAGATCAAAGTAAAACTTTCTTAGGTGTTCGTGCGCAGACTGAAACCGATGTAATTCTCGATATGCATCCCTTTGTTTCAGCGACCCGGCAGCCGTCTCGTGAACTGCAACTCGCCACTTTGCAATTTCTTTTAATAATTGCCTTTCGTAACCCTCCAACGTTTTAGATGAATTTCGTTGTTTTTGTCTATTCCGCTTATTCGCCATGTTATTTGCTCCTTTTTGTGATATAATCACAGTAGATTAGTTTTTAACGCCCGCCGATTGACACCGCCATGTCAGTTGGCTTTTTTATTTTCGTGACATCAATTCCGGCTCTCTTCATTTTTTCTATAAAAATTGCTAAATCTTCGCGTAACTGCTTTTCTTCTACTCTCATGACTTCCTCCTATTAAATGAATCTGATGAATCCACCTACAACCGCCGTCAACATCTGCGCTAATGCAGCCAAATCCACGCCAGCCACTATAGCTGTAGTTGCAGCAGCTACATCATGCAGCTGAGTAGCTTGTAGCCATCTAACCAAGTCCGCTGCCTTTAACTCCATTCGATCGTTTTCTAAACGCGATACCGTGCTACGTGATAGATGCGTTTTCTCCGCCATATCCTCTTGACTCAAATCCGCTAGTAATCTAGTGGTTTTTAATAGTTTTCCGAATGTCAAATCTTCACCCCCTTTTTCGATGTGCTGAATCTGCACAATCAATGCGGGGATTGAACACCCCTTGCAGTACTTGGACAGTTTTTCCATGCCGAATCTAGTAATATTATTAATGAAGGAACTAGTTAACTCGCCGAGACGACCCCTCCGGCGCCCCGCAATACCTCGCTGCACAATCTTCGATATGCAAGGGGCATGCCCGCCCCTTCCTCACTACTCGACCAACTTCAAATGTTGCTGATTGTTCAACGCTTTGATCTCGAGCCGTAAACTTGTATCTGGCGCCCATTCTTGGATAAAGTGCAATGCTTCATCGAATCGAACTTTAGGCAACTCTCCGTATCTAGGAATCTCAAAATGTCTTTTGAACTCGTTCCAGAACTGCGAAAATACCTTTTTACTGTTAACTTTGTAGGCATTTGAATCTTTGCCGCCCAAGCACTCGACAATCTTTCCGCGAGCATTTCGATTGATGCGTTGTTCTTGTGGCCCGTTGATTCGCATGTGATCTTTCAAATACTTCACGTCCGTTTCGACGGTTTCTAATCGCTCTTCATGCTGAAGCGCCGATTGTAATAGAAGCTTTGTGTTACTCGGTTGCACTAACTGCTTTTCCATTTCTTCGAACTTGCTCACATAAGCCGCTGTAAACAGAACGCCTTTTTCTCCAGTCATTTTGTTAGCAACCATATGACAACCCTTTTTAGTGAGAAGAAAACTTGGCAATGTCCGACCTGTTGAATCTTCATACGTGCTTTCAACGAAAAATTCACTGCGGTCGAAACCGCCCTGAGTTAAATGTTGTAGATACCCACGAATACTTTTTAGTAATGCGTTATGTTCGCGGTCTACCATTACCGCAACTTCCCGACTATCTGTAACTAGTTGCCCATTAATAGAAACTACTTTTAATTGATCCATTGAACTTCCTCCCTTATATAGAAGATTTGTGAACTACCCAACTTTGAAATAGCTTGTGTTGTCCTCGACCCATTGCGTGTGGCGATCAATCCACTGAAACAGTTTATCCGTCGGAATTAAGACCCCCGCTTCCCGCATAACTGGAAAGTCCGGCCTTTTCATTAGCTCTGTCGTTCTAGTCGGACCGATACGGAGCAACTCCATCAGTTCCAATCTTGTAAGCAAAGGGGGAAGGTCTCGCATCGGCGATGAATCCCTTGCTATCTGCCGCAATTCTTCTCGAAGTTTCGGGAGTAACGCCTCCGCCAACTTGTCGTAGTCGAATTCCATGGTTAGCATGTTTACCTCTCCTTTCTTACCCTTCACACCCACCAATCAAAGTTCGACGTCGTCGCGTTGGCTATTGCTGTCGCTCGCTCTATTGAGGTCTTGGCGTACTCCGCTCGGTCGAACAAAGATTGCTGGGTGTGAGGTGGTTATTTTTAGATCACTTCTTCGACTGCCAACTCTTTTATAACGGATTCCGTTAGTTCGTTGTTAAAAAAAATTTCCACTCCAACATCCAACTCTTTTGATATAACTTTCAATATTTCCGCATCCATCTTCGTCTTGCCGTTCTCCATACGACTATAAGCCATATTACTGAACCCTAGCTTCTTCGCTAGGTGTAATTGCGTTACACCTTTAGCAAGGCGAATCTTCTTAAGGTTTTCATGTATCATCTGACCACCTCCACTACTAACGTTATCCGTTAATTAATACTATACTAACAGATTCCGTTAATGTCAACTAATATATTTACCTTTTTCTCATATATCGTTAGTTTTATATCTTTTTCCGTTAGTTATTAGTATTCTTGGATTAATAGAATACGAAAAAGGAGGCGCCTATGGGCATTGGGTCAAGAATAAAAGCAAAAAGAAAAGAAAACAGGTTCACGCAAATTGAACTAGCTAAACTTGTTAACGTTTCTCCCCAAGTTATATCAAACTGGGAAAGGGGATATTCCAACCTCAGTTCCGATGATGTAGCAAGGCTGGCTGATGCACTAAATTGTACTACTGAGTATTTGCATGGGAAAACATTGAGCGAAAAAGATGAGCAGGCTAAGTTAACTCCGAAAGACGAACGAGACATGGCGAAACGCATGGATAAAATGAAAAGAGACTTAATAGAAGGTAGAGCTAACGGTCAGGCGTTGCTCCATAAAGGTGAGCCTATGAGTGAGGAAGCTATGGAATCGTTATTAGAAGCACTCGAAATGGCTGAACGTATTACAACTTTGGCAAATAAGAAGTTCGCCCCTAACAAATATAAGGATGAAGAATAATCCCCAAGGGGGTCAGTTGATGTGGATTAAGGAGATTGTTGAAAATTTAGTAAAAAAATACGGCACTAACGATCCGTTCGAAATCGCGGAGGCTAAGAACATCTATGTAATAGAACAAGACCTTCACGAAGAAATATATGGTTTTTATAAATATATGAGAAGGAACAAGTTCATTTTTCTAAATTCTAATTTAGGTAAAGAAGATAAGGTTTTTACGTTTTGCCATGAATTAGGTCATTCAGAAATCCATCCGAAACTCAGCGCTCCATTTTTAAAAAGTAAGACATTAATTTCGATTGACAAAATTGAGAATGAGGCAAATAGATTCGCAGTCGAGTTGCTGTTGCCTGATTCGGCTATCTACGAATATAAAGACAGTGGTTTATCTATTAGCGAGATTGCTGGTATTCATGGCGTTCCTAGCGAAGTTGCACATCTTAAAAATTTACGGAATGTTCATGGAAAGTAGGAGAATTATCATGAAGAAATTATTAGGCGCATTCTTTTTCTCTTTCATCATTGTCTTATCTGGGTGTGGCGAAGTGAATTCTGTTGAACCTGTGTTAAATGTAGAGCAGTTTTCATTGGTTAATCAAGCTTTCGCGAAGGACAAACTTGGTGAGCCGAAATCAGTTGACACATGGAATTATGCATCCTCATCAACAGACGCCGGTATCCCTCTAACAACACTTGAATTCGATTGGGACGGATATCCTTCTGAGTTTCATTTTGATGATAAAGATCGGCTTGTCCGGATTAATATCCACGAAAATTACAACGAGGAATCAAAATTCAAGAAAACAACATTCGAAGATTTGTTACAGCAACTGAACATTACTGCTGGGGAAAACATGACCAAGGAAGCCGAAACTGCTGTAGCTTGGCGTTATGAACGTGTGTCTGAAAAAGTAGATGAAATTTGGGTTGTTGGTGACGTTGAGGAAGTCGGAGA from Sporosarcina sp. FSL K6-1522 includes the following:
- a CDS encoding helix-turn-helix transcriptional regulator → MTFGKLLKTTRLLADLSQEDMAEKTHLSRSTVSRLENDRMELKAADLVRWLQATQLHDVAAATTAIVAGVDLAALAQMLTAVVGGFIRFI
- a CDS encoding ORF6C domain-containing protein translates to MDQLKVVSINGQLVTDSREVAVMVDREHNALLKSIRGYLQHLTQGGFDRSEFFVESTYEDSTGRTLPSFLLTKKGCHMVANKMTGEKGVLFTAAYVSKFEEMEKQLVQPSNTKLLLQSALQHEERLETVETDVKYLKDHMRINGPQEQRINRNARGKIVECLGGKDSNAYKVNSKKVFSQFWNEFKRHFEIPRYGELPKVRFDEALHFIQEWAPDTSLRLEIKALNNQQHLKLVE
- a CDS encoding DNA-binding protein, with the protein product MLTMEFDYDKLAEALLPKLREELRQIARDSSPMRDLPPLLTRLELMELLRIGPTRTTELMKRPDFPVMREAGVLIPTDKLFQWIDRHTQWVEDNTSYFKVG
- a CDS encoding helix-turn-helix transcriptional regulator, producing the protein MIHENLKKIRLAKGVTQLHLAKKLGFSNMAYSRMENGKTKMDAEILKVISKELDVGVEIFFNNELTESVIKELAVEEVI
- a CDS encoding helix-turn-helix domain-containing protein, translating into MGIGSRIKAKRKENRFTQIELAKLVNVSPQVISNWERGYSNLSSDDVARLADALNCTTEYLHGKTLSEKDEQAKLTPKDERDMAKRMDKMKRDLIEGRANGQALLHKGEPMSEEAMESLLEALEMAERITTLANKKFAPNKYKDEE
- a CDS encoding ImmA/IrrE family metallo-endopeptidase, which encodes MWIKEIVENLVKKYGTNDPFEIAEAKNIYVIEQDLHEEIYGFYKYMRRNKFIFLNSNLGKEDKVFTFCHELGHSEIHPKLSAPFLKSKTLISIDKIENEANRFAVELLLPDSAIYEYKDSGLSISEIAGIHGVPSEVAHLKNLRNVHGK